The following coding sequences lie in one Myxococcus xanthus genomic window:
- a CDS encoding type I polyketide synthase, protein MSAQGSDTSYGELMKRALLKLQETQSKLDAHEQERHGAIAIVGIGCRLPGGVTSPAEYWRLLSEGVDTVTEIPSDRWSADGFFHPDPDHPGGIYTRHGSFLRDIDQFEPRFFGISPREAARMDPQHRLLLEVAWEAVERAGRNPTSLSGTRTGVFVGMMGQDYTQIATQSPELIDAHTGAGNGASVAAGRLSYSFGLEGPSLTVDTACSSSLVAVHLAIRSLRQRESDFALAGGVNLVLSPVATLIESRTHMLSPDGRCKTFDASANGIGRGEGCGLVFLRRLSDAIADGDPIVAVIRGSAVNQDGRTSGLTVPNGLAQQRVIRDALRDGQVEPAKVGYVEAHGTGTSLGDPIELEALASVYCARTGRQQPLMAGSVKTNMGHLEGASGIAGLIKSALCLANEEVPPHLHLRSPTPHVDWKQLSIEVPTSRRPWQGAESRFAAVSSFGFSGTNAHVVLESAPRPKSPVREVERPRHVLALSARSNASLRRLAGSIAEELPLCPTEGLADVCHTANTGRSAMEERAAFTASTSEELTEALRAFSRGAPTAPGTCVEGRRDAEAPRVAFLFTGQGSQYVGMGRELFDTQPEFRRELVRFENILKPHLERPLTEVLFQDTEGALDETRYTQPALVALELALAHLLRAWGLRADAVLGHSVGEYAAAMFAGVLEPEVGLPLVAERARLMQALPERGAMLAVFAEPARVLPLIAGHPRVTLAAINGPRNTVISGDSAVIDTVHQALVEAGIESRRLKVSHAFHSPLMQPMLAEFERAASRAAFQKPRLPLISNLDGREAGEAITQPAYWSRHVLQPVRFEEGIRTLLQRGVRVFVEVGPKPSLSNLARDVVAGEEALWLETLHPRRSDWAGLLRAMSELYVRGARLDWERFDAGYGRTRKALPTYPFERQRYWLDVPAPWTRTSRRASTHPLLGTRLESAALKEGTTVFSSELSAGTVPFVADHRVYGKAVVPAAAYVEMLASAAAQVLGTESLRLEDISLLQPLVLPEQQTRVVQTLLEDQGEAGLACKVVSRGDERSEEGGGGARTAWVTHVTCRVSALSAVAPSVDREAWGRGCSTPVSIDELSAVFTHHGLDYGPSLRVLTSLHRGTGAALSLGRVEDRSGHYRVHPALFDGCLRTAAAVSQLTEEDALHLPVALQTLDLYRPLPERVWTYATQPPREGQEGFSATDLTLCDEEGAVVAVVSGFSVRKAERDVLLRGLDNDFQDWLYRLNWVPRAVTEEARSANQHWAVFTSEDDFASDLVQVLSQRGERCTLVRKGESFSSTLEGFRINPANPEDSARLVKAWANQPPTGLLYLWGLDEGAQTGDAGAWLDAAQESGCLGALRLTQALAHGQGASPRLVLVTRGSQSLPSDTHGARVAQAPLWGFGQAVATELPELRCLRIDLPAEPRSEDLGTFMRALALPDGESGAAIRGGGLYTPRLERARSRTVAAKKVSIFAEATYLVAGGLGGLGLRAATWLAAQGARHLVLMGRSAPAPEARAQLDALEAQGVKVRVARVDIASHDAMADLFASLREAPPVRGIIHSAGVLRDGTLANQTPEQFREVLAPKLRGAWNLHVLSQGMALDFFVCFSSAASLIGSPGQSNYVAANAFLDALVHLRHAEGLPALTLNWGSWAETGMAARLERAASARPGAQGFGAIPVQQGFSVLERLIGSAQVQWGVFPVDWARLAEQLPGLARQALVQGLLGSVPQRVQAPAFRAQLDAAPPNRKAELLRQHVAGQVSATLGMPESERLSGNERLFELGVDSLLAIEIKNRLASSLGRSLRSTLIFDFPTVNGLVAHLAEELGMGTEAQKKQEASREAQGALSAEIQGLSEQELTSLIDQELESALTR, encoded by the coding sequence ATGTCAGCGCAAGGAAGCGATACGAGCTACGGCGAGCTGATGAAGCGCGCGCTCCTGAAGTTGCAGGAGACGCAGTCGAAGCTCGATGCCCATGAGCAGGAGCGGCACGGGGCCATTGCCATTGTCGGCATTGGCTGCCGGTTACCGGGGGGCGTCACCAGCCCTGCTGAATACTGGCGCCTGCTCTCAGAGGGCGTGGACACCGTCACCGAGATTCCATCCGACAGATGGAGCGCGGACGGCTTCTTCCATCCCGACCCGGATCATCCCGGTGGCATCTACACGCGCCACGGGAGCTTCCTGCGGGACATCGACCAGTTCGAACCGCGCTTCTTCGGCATCTCCCCGCGTGAGGCGGCGCGGATGGACCCGCAGCACCGGCTGTTACTGGAGGTCGCCTGGGAGGCCGTGGAGCGCGCCGGCCGGAATCCGACGAGCCTGAGCGGGACGCGGACTGGCGTGTTCGTCGGGATGATGGGGCAGGACTACACGCAGATTGCCACCCAGTCTCCGGAGCTCATCGACGCCCACACCGGTGCGGGGAATGGCGCGAGCGTCGCCGCGGGACGTCTGTCGTACTCCTTCGGACTCGAAGGGCCCAGCCTCACGGTCGATACCGCGTGCTCCTCGTCGCTGGTCGCGGTGCACCTGGCCATCCGCAGCCTGCGTCAGCGGGAGAGCGACTTCGCGCTGGCGGGCGGGGTGAACCTGGTCCTCTCTCCCGTCGCGACGCTGATTGAGTCGCGCACGCACATGCTGTCGCCCGATGGCCGGTGCAAGACCTTCGACGCCTCGGCGAACGGCATCGGCCGAGGGGAGGGCTGTGGGCTCGTCTTCCTGCGGCGCCTGTCGGACGCGATCGCGGATGGGGACCCCATCGTCGCGGTGATTCGCGGCTCGGCGGTGAACCAGGATGGGCGGACCAGCGGGCTCACGGTGCCCAACGGGCTTGCCCAGCAGCGCGTCATCCGGGATGCGCTGCGGGACGGACAGGTGGAGCCCGCGAAGGTGGGCTACGTCGAGGCCCACGGGACGGGGACGTCGCTGGGCGACCCCATCGAACTGGAGGCACTCGCGTCTGTCTACTGCGCCAGGACGGGACGGCAGCAGCCGCTGATGGCCGGCTCGGTGAAGACGAACATGGGGCACCTCGAAGGTGCGTCCGGTATCGCGGGGTTGATCAAATCCGCGCTGTGCCTGGCGAACGAGGAGGTCCCGCCGCACCTCCACCTGCGCTCACCCACGCCGCACGTGGACTGGAAGCAGTTGTCCATCGAAGTGCCGACGTCGCGCCGTCCGTGGCAGGGGGCGGAGTCGCGCTTCGCGGCGGTGAGCTCGTTTGGCTTCTCGGGGACGAACGCGCACGTCGTCCTGGAGTCCGCGCCACGGCCGAAGTCTCCGGTCCGGGAGGTGGAACGCCCGCGTCACGTCCTGGCGCTCTCCGCGCGCTCGAACGCCAGTCTTCGCAGGTTGGCCGGGTCCATCGCGGAGGAGCTGCCGCTGTGCCCCACGGAAGGACTCGCGGATGTCTGCCATACGGCGAACACCGGCCGCAGCGCCATGGAAGAGCGCGCGGCCTTCACGGCTTCGACCTCCGAGGAGCTGACCGAGGCGCTGCGTGCGTTCAGCCGTGGAGCGCCCACTGCCCCCGGGACCTGCGTGGAAGGCCGCCGCGACGCCGAGGCACCGCGCGTCGCGTTCCTCTTCACGGGCCAGGGTTCCCAGTACGTGGGCATGGGCCGGGAGCTGTTCGACACGCAGCCCGAGTTCCGCCGGGAACTCGTGCGCTTCGAGAACATCCTGAAGCCGCACCTGGAGCGGCCGCTCACCGAGGTGCTCTTCCAGGACACGGAAGGGGCGCTGGACGAGACGCGATACACCCAGCCCGCGCTGGTGGCGCTGGAGCTGGCTTTGGCGCACCTGCTGCGAGCGTGGGGACTGCGCGCCGACGCGGTCCTGGGCCACAGCGTGGGTGAGTACGCGGCGGCCATGTTCGCGGGTGTCCTGGAGCCCGAGGTCGGCTTGCCCCTGGTGGCTGAGCGCGCGCGGCTGATGCAGGCGCTGCCCGAGCGCGGCGCGATGTTGGCCGTGTTCGCTGAGCCGGCGCGCGTGCTGCCGCTCATCGCCGGGCATCCCCGGGTCACGCTGGCGGCCATCAATGGGCCGCGGAACACCGTCATCTCGGGGGACAGCGCGGTCATTGACACCGTGCACCAGGCGCTCGTGGAGGCGGGCATCGAGAGCCGGCGGCTGAAGGTGTCACACGCGTTCCACTCTCCGCTGATGCAGCCCATGCTGGCGGAGTTCGAGCGGGCCGCGAGCCGCGCCGCCTTCCAGAAGCCGCGCCTTCCCCTCATCTCGAACCTCGACGGACGCGAAGCAGGCGAGGCCATCACCCAGCCGGCCTACTGGTCCCGCCATGTCCTCCAGCCCGTACGCTTCGAGGAGGGCATCCGGACGCTCCTCCAGCGCGGGGTGCGTGTATTCGTGGAGGTGGGCCCCAAGCCCTCGCTGTCCAACCTCGCGCGGGACGTGGTGGCGGGTGAGGAGGCGCTGTGGCTGGAGACGCTTCACCCGCGCCGCTCCGACTGGGCCGGCCTGCTCCGGGCGATGTCCGAGCTGTATGTGCGCGGCGCCAGGCTGGACTGGGAGCGCTTCGATGCGGGCTATGGGCGGACTCGCAAGGCCCTGCCGACCTACCCCTTCGAGCGGCAGCGGTATTGGCTGGACGTGCCCGCGCCGTGGACGCGCACGTCGCGCCGTGCGTCGACTCACCCATTGCTGGGGACGCGTCTGGAGTCCGCCGCTTTGAAGGAGGGGACGACCGTCTTCTCCAGTGAGCTGTCGGCGGGAACCGTGCCATTCGTTGCGGACCATCGGGTGTACGGCAAGGCGGTGGTTCCCGCCGCTGCCTACGTGGAGATGCTGGCCTCGGCGGCGGCGCAGGTGCTCGGAACGGAGTCGCTGCGGCTGGAGGACATCTCCCTGCTTCAGCCGCTGGTGCTTCCCGAACAGCAGACGCGGGTCGTCCAGACGTTGCTGGAGGACCAGGGCGAGGCGGGCCTTGCGTGCAAGGTGGTGAGCCGAGGGGACGAGCGCTCGGAGGAGGGCGGCGGCGGCGCGCGCACGGCCTGGGTCACCCATGTGACGTGCCGGGTGTCGGCACTGAGCGCCGTGGCCCCATCGGTGGATCGGGAGGCGTGGGGCCGTGGCTGCTCGACGCCTGTTTCCATCGATGAACTCTCCGCCGTCTTCACGCACCACGGACTCGACTACGGGCCGTCCCTGCGCGTGCTGACGTCGCTGCATCGGGGGACTGGGGCCGCGTTGTCGTTGGGCCGGGTGGAGGACCGGAGCGGGCACTACCGCGTCCACCCGGCGCTGTTCGACGGCTGCTTGCGCACGGCGGCGGCGGTGTCGCAGCTCACCGAGGAAGACGCGCTGCACCTCCCGGTGGCCTTGCAGACGCTCGACCTGTACCGGCCCCTGCCGGAGCGCGTCTGGACGTATGCGACGCAGCCTCCCCGGGAGGGGCAGGAGGGCTTCTCCGCGACGGACCTGACCCTGTGTGACGAAGAGGGCGCGGTGGTGGCCGTCGTGTCGGGGTTCTCGGTGCGCAAGGCCGAGCGCGATGTGTTGCTGCGCGGGCTCGACAACGACTTCCAGGACTGGCTGTACCGCCTCAACTGGGTGCCGCGTGCCGTCACGGAGGAAGCCCGCTCCGCGAATCAACATTGGGCCGTCTTCACCAGCGAGGACGACTTCGCATCGGACCTGGTGCAGGTGCTTTCGCAGCGTGGCGAGCGCTGCACGTTGGTTCGCAAGGGGGAGTCGTTCAGCAGCACGCTAGAGGGCTTCCGCATCAATCCCGCCAACCCGGAGGACTCTGCGCGGCTGGTCAAGGCGTGGGCGAATCAGCCTCCCACGGGGCTGTTGTACCTCTGGGGCCTCGATGAGGGGGCGCAGACGGGTGACGCAGGCGCCTGGCTCGACGCGGCTCAGGAGTCGGGGTGCCTGGGCGCGCTGCGGTTGACGCAGGCCCTGGCGCATGGGCAGGGAGCGTCGCCCCGGCTGGTGCTGGTGACGCGGGGCTCGCAAAGCCTGCCCTCCGATACGCACGGCGCCCGCGTCGCGCAGGCGCCGCTGTGGGGCTTCGGACAGGCCGTGGCGACGGAGTTGCCCGAACTGCGGTGCCTCCGCATCGACCTGCCCGCGGAGCCCCGGTCCGAAGACCTGGGCACATTCATGCGGGCGCTCGCGTTGCCGGATGGGGAGTCCGGCGCTGCCATTCGTGGCGGCGGTCTCTACACCCCCCGGCTCGAGCGGGCCCGTTCTCGAACGGTCGCGGCGAAGAAGGTGTCCATCTTCGCGGAGGCCACCTATCTCGTCGCGGGAGGCCTGGGGGGACTCGGCCTGCGTGCCGCCACCTGGTTGGCGGCGCAGGGCGCACGGCATCTGGTCCTGATGGGGCGCAGTGCTCCGGCTCCTGAAGCCCGCGCCCAGCTCGATGCGCTCGAGGCCCAGGGCGTGAAGGTGCGGGTCGCACGGGTAGACATCGCGTCTCACGACGCCATGGCGGACCTCTTCGCGAGCTTGCGCGAAGCCCCGCCCGTGCGCGGCATCATCCATTCGGCGGGCGTCCTCCGCGACGGAACGCTCGCCAACCAGACGCCCGAGCAGTTCCGGGAGGTGCTGGCCCCCAAGCTTCGGGGCGCGTGGAACCTCCATGTGCTCAGCCAGGGCATGGCGCTGGACTTCTTCGTCTGCTTCTCGTCCGCCGCCTCGCTCATCGGGTCTCCGGGCCAGTCGAACTACGTCGCCGCGAATGCCTTCCTCGATGCGCTGGTCCATTTGCGCCACGCGGAGGGGTTGCCCGCGCTGACGCTCAACTGGGGCTCGTGGGCGGAGACGGGCATGGCGGCGCGGCTGGAGCGGGCCGCCTCCGCGCGGCCGGGGGCGCAGGGCTTCGGCGCCATTCCCGTCCAGCAGGGCTTCAGCGTACTGGAGCGGCTCATCGGGAGCGCGCAGGTCCAGTGGGGCGTCTTCCCCGTGGACTGGGCGCGGCTGGCGGAGCAACTGCCGGGGCTCGCGCGGCAGGCGCTCGTCCAGGGCTTGCTGGGGAGCGTGCCACAGCGGGTGCAAGCGCCGGCCTTCCGCGCGCAGTTGGACGCGGCGCCGCCGAATCGCAAGGCGGAGTTGCTGCGTCAGCACGTCGCGGGGCAGGTGTCCGCGACGTTGGGCATGCCGGAGTCGGAGCGGCTGTCCGGAAACGAGCGCCTGTTCGAACTGGGCGTCGATTCGCTGCTGGCCATCGAAATCAAGAACCGGCTCGCGAGCAGCCTCGGGCGAAGCCTGCGTTCAACGCTGATTTTCGACTTCCCCACGGTGAACGGACTCGTCGCGCATCTGGCCGAAGAGCTGGGGATGGGGACCGAGGCTCAGAAGAAGCAGGAAGCATCGCGGGAGGCGCAGGGCGCGCTCTCCGCGGAGATTCAAGGGCTGTCGGAGCAGGAGCTGACATCCCTCATCGACCAGGAGCTGGAGAGCGCGCTCACCAGATGA